Proteins encoded within one genomic window of Pygocentrus nattereri isolate fPygNat1 chromosome 11, fPygNat1.pri, whole genome shotgun sequence:
- the fgl2a gene encoding fibrinogen-like 2a gives MVEIMKLLLAFVCALLAAAPLCLEAAVSGASDVLEKVSGPESCSQVKLKPAGQCGDEEECPYQITLPPLTIQLPKQFRLLEKTMKELQSLKETVRQLRSACMECSQQADQSLPKHSTVARLKEDQSRGDGGTRAPKNSSTSNDVIQEIQTKMNRMSISLKNARGQITVLQGRLDLLDGLNLKNVEEVVDSRVSNITGVIDKLSSSCSTQCAAMGSPQHIIAPRDCSDYSIMKHRKNGVYKVIPDPRNGTFEVFCDMESYGGGWTVIQHRMNGSVNFNRTWADYKKGFGNVDGEFWLGNDRIHLLTKAKDMVLRVELQDFEGVREYAKYDQFYVANEFLNYRLSLSGYSGTAGDAMHFGKHFNHDQKFFTTRDKDNDMYPSGNCGAYYGSGWWFDACMSANLNGKYYNKKYKGKRDGIFWSTWHNMTTEYYLTNYRQAFKTVTMMIRPKNYAP, from the exons ATGGTTGAGATCATGAAGCTGCTCTTAGCATTTGTGTGCGCTCTGCTTGCAGCTGCCCCGCTATGCCTGGAGGCTGCAGTCAGTGGTGCCTCTGATGTGCTGGAGAAGGTATCTGGACCTGAGAGCTGCTCCCAGGTGAAGCTGAAGCCTGCTGGACAGTGCGGAGATGAAGAAGAATGCCCCTACCAGATCACCCTGCCTCCTCTGACCATCCAGCTGCCCAAGCAGTTCCGGCTGCTGGAGAAGACCATGAAAGAGCTCCAGAGCCTGAAGGAGACTGTGAGGCAGCTGAGGAGTGCCTGCATGGAATGCAGTCAGCAAGCTGACCAGAGCTTACCGAAGCACAGCACTGTGGCTCGGTTGAAGGAGGATCAGAGCAGAGGTGACGGCGGCACGAGAGCACCCAAGAACAGCAGCACCAGTAATGATGTAATTCAGGAGATACAGACGAAGATGAACCGTATgtccatcagcctgaagaacgCACGTGGGCAGATCACCGTCCTGCAGGGACGGCTGGACCTGCTGGATGGCCTCAACCTGAAGAATGTGGAGGAAGTAGTGGACAGCAGGGTGTCCAACATCACGGGAGTGATTGACAAACTCAGTAGCTCCTGCTCAACACAGTGCGCTGCCATGGGTTCTCCACAAC ACATCATTGCACCCAGAGActgctcagactacagcattaTGAAGCACAGGAAGAATGGTGTCTACAAGGTGATCCCTGATCCCAGGAATGGCACCTTTGAGGTGTTTTGTGACATGGAGTCATACGGTGGAGGATGGACTGTCATACAGCACCGAATGAACGGCAGTGTGAACTTCAACCGCACCTGGGCTGACTACAAGAAGGGCTTTGGGAACGTAGATGGGGAGTTCTGGCTTGGCAATGACCGGATCCACCTGCTCACCAAAGCCAAAGACATGGTGCTACGCGTCGAGCTTCAGGATTTCGAGGGCGTGCGCGAATACGCAAAGTACGACCAGTTCTATGTAGCCAACGAATTCCTCAATTACCGCCTGTCTTTGAGTGGCTATTCCGGGACGGCTGGGGATGCCATGCACTTCGGCAAGCATTTCAACCATGACCAGAAGTTCTTCACCACCCGGGACAAGGACAATGACATGTACCCATCTGGAAACTGTGGCGCTTATTATGGATCAGGCTGGTGGTTTGATGCTTGCATGTCAGCCAACCTTAACGGCAAATACTacaacaaaaagtacaaagggAAGAGAGACGGCATCTTCTGGAGCACATGGCACAACATGACCACCGAGTACTATCTCACCAACTACAGGCAAGCATTCAAAACGGTCACGATGATGATCAGACCAAAGAACTATGCACCCTAA